ATTGCATTCATAACATTTActttctatatatttttcagCATCATCTTGTTCTGATTTTTGTGGTTTTGATAATAGTGGTGCAGTTATGGAAGTGCCAATTGTGTTGTCAACGTTTAcattttgttcttttttttctttttggTATTTCTTTTTCCATGATTTCCATTGATCATGTTTACTACGAATCCAATctttatatgtattatatgACGCTTGACATTTAGTATCATTTAATTTGTACGATTTATTTTCTGCAGATTTCGTTTTATCTCTATCATTATCTAAACAGTTTTTTTCTAAAGATATggttttgttttttttttcttcacAAAACTGTCGTGACCATTC
This genomic interval from Plasmodium gaboni strain SY75 chromosome Unknown, whole genome shotgun sequence contains the following:
- a CDS encoding putative EMP1-like protein, encoding VLNKNGSKGQPHDRTKWWDKNKKHVWHAMLCGYKAENSNYYISLDDCNAPDTDNDDQFLRWMTEWSRQFCEEKKNKTISLEKNCLDNDRDKTKSAENKSYKLNDTKCQASYNTYKDWIRSKHDQWKSWKKKYQKEKKEQNVNVDNTIGTSITAPLLSKPQKSEQDDAEKYIESKCYECN